In Deferribacter desulfuricans SSM1, the following are encoded in one genomic region:
- the phnD gene encoding phosphate/phosphite/phosphonate ABC transporter substrate-binding protein, protein MAKKIINIIFLINLLLIGNTVRAELNFAIASMISPDETFFLYKDFGKYIEQKVGKKINPIFRRNYSEINKLIETGRVDFASICTGALIYLDNKRYDILGVPVVNGKSTYRSYIIVNKKTKIETISDLKGKVFAFTDRLSNSGFIYPTYLILKEVGVKPDKFFKKIFFTNSHDKSIYLVNIGLIDGAAVDSLVYDFIEQNEPDKVKNIKIIHKSDEFLAPPFVASTYMSKDLRDKIRKVLLNMHKDDKGKSILKKLKIERFILPDYKLLKKVVIMKDYLSKFGYEE, encoded by the coding sequence ATGGCTAAAAAAATTATAAATATAATTTTTTTAATTAACTTATTGTTAATAGGTAATACTGTAAGAGCAGAGCTGAATTTTGCTATTGCATCAATGATTTCACCTGATGAAACTTTTTTCCTATATAAAGATTTTGGTAAATACATAGAGCAGAAAGTGGGAAAGAAAATAAATCCAATTTTTAGGAGAAACTATTCTGAAATCAATAAATTAATAGAAACTGGTAGAGTGGATTTTGCCTCCATATGCACAGGTGCTCTAATTTATTTAGACAATAAGAGGTATGATATTTTAGGGGTTCCTGTTGTAAATGGTAAAAGTACGTACAGATCATATATAATCGTTAATAAAAAAACTAAAATTGAAACAATCTCAGATTTGAAAGGTAAAGTATTTGCTTTTACTGATAGGTTATCAAATAGTGGTTTTATTTATCCAACTTATTTAATTTTAAAAGAGGTTGGTGTGAAACCTGATAAGTTTTTTAAAAAGATTTTTTTTACTAATAGCCATGATAAGTCTATTTATTTGGTGAATATAGGATTGATAGATGGTGCAGCTGTTGATAGTTTGGTTTATGATTTTATAGAACAGAATGAGCCTGATAAGGTAAAAAATATAAAAATTATACATAAGTCTGATGAATTTCTTGCTCCACCTTTTGTAGCATCAACTTATATGAGCAAGGATTTACGTGATAAAATTAGAAAAGTTCTTTTAAATATGCATAAGGATGATAAAGGGAAAAGTATTTTAAAAAAATTGAAGATAGAAAGATTTATTTTACCAGATTATAAATTATTGAAAAAAGTTGTTATTATGAAGGATTATTTAAGTAAGTTTGGTTATGAAGAGTAG
- a CDS encoding radical SAM/SPASM domain-containing protein, whose product MSKKWELKWMAWEITEKCNLNCVHCRSSSDIHSPEGLFTLDKCFKLLDEIKEVATPVIVLSGGEPLLRKDVFDIARYGTEKGFRMCMATNGVLVNDEICMKIKDSGIKIVSLSLDGSTKEIHDDFRGQPGAFEGVMRAAEYFNKHDIPFIINSSFTKRNQHDIENTYKLAKKLGATAWYMFLIVPTGRGEEIMKELVSKEDYEDILNWHYEMEREEDEILVRPTCAPQYYRIWHERSKKEGLDTQRRSLKFSTGGGKGCIAAQSICFISAKGDVYPCSYFPISAGNVFKEKFKDIWENSKLFQDIRDFKSYEGKCGVCKYLGVCGGCRARAYAVTGDYMAEEPFCDYVPENYNG is encoded by the coding sequence ATGAGTAAAAAGTGGGAATTAAAATGGATGGCGTGGGAAATAACTGAAAAATGTAATCTAAACTGTGTTCATTGCAGATCTTCTTCAGATATTCATTCACCGGAAGGGTTGTTTACGCTGGATAAATGCTTCAAACTGTTAGATGAGATAAAAGAAGTTGCTACACCTGTGATAGTTTTATCTGGTGGTGAGCCTTTGCTTAGAAAAGATGTTTTTGATATTGCGAGATATGGCACGGAAAAAGGGTTTAGAATGTGCATGGCTACAAATGGGGTTTTAGTTAATGATGAAATTTGTATGAAAATTAAGGATAGCGGTATAAAAATTGTTTCTTTGAGCCTTGATGGATCTACAAAAGAGATTCATGATGATTTTAGGGGGCAGCCAGGAGCTTTTGAAGGAGTTATGAGAGCTGCAGAATATTTTAATAAACATGATATCCCTTTTATAATAAATTCATCTTTTACTAAAAGGAATCAGCATGATATAGAGAACACCTATAAATTAGCTAAAAAACTTGGTGCTACAGCTTGGTATATGTTTCTCATTGTGCCAACAGGTAGAGGTGAGGAGATAATGAAAGAGCTTGTTAGTAAGGAAGATTATGAAGACATTTTAAATTGGCATTATGAGATGGAAAGAGAAGAGGATGAAATTTTGGTAAGGCCTACCTGTGCACCACAATATTACAGAATATGGCATGAAAGAAGTAAAAAAGAGGGGCTTGATACTCAGAGAAGAAGTTTAAAATTTTCAACTGGCGGAGGGAAAGGTTGTATAGCTGCTCAATCTATATGCTTTATTAGTGCAAAAGGGGATGTTTATCCATGTTCATATTTTCCTATAAGTGCAGGTAATGTATTTAAAGAGAAATTTAAGGATATTTGGGAAAATTCAAAGTTGTTTCAAGATATTAGGGATTTTAAGTCATATGAAGGGAAATGTGGAGTTTGTAAATATTTAGGTGTGTGCGGTGGGTGTAGAGCAAGAGCATATGCGGTTACGGGTGATTATATGGCAGAAGAGCCTTTCTGTGATTATGTTCCGGAGAATTACAATGGCTAA
- a CDS encoding tRNA lysidine(34) synthetase yields the protein MYKKIEKRLIGSLLKTHQKYPFLGEDLIVGVSGGIDSAVLYHLLSKFYENNSFAGKIYPVHVGISGDLKTTLPDAINVEVKEDVKFPIDCYFCSRLRRHYIFQFAKEVGCKYVLFAHHADDFAERFLWNIFYQKKLESLPVKRDYFGEVTVLRPFFYVFKRDIEKYAKKYGITDNEYKCLVKNRVTGFVEKVSKLLEINYIELVGNINYIIENYEIYGEKDE from the coding sequence ATGTATAAAAAGATAGAAAAAAGATTGATTGGTAGTTTATTGAAAACTCATCAAAAATACCCATTTCTAGGAGAAGATTTAATAGTTGGTGTTTCGGGAGGTATTGATTCTGCTGTTCTTTATCATTTGCTTAGTAAATTCTATGAGAATAATAGTTTTGCTGGCAAAATTTATCCTGTTCATGTTGGAATATCTGGGGATTTGAAGACTACTTTGCCTGACGCAATAAATGTTGAAGTTAAAGAGGATGTAAAATTTCCGATAGATTGCTATTTTTGCTCAAGGCTTAGAAGGCATTATATTTTTCAATTTGCAAAAGAGGTTGGTTGTAAGTATGTATTATTTGCACATCATGCAGATGATTTTGCAGAAAGATTTTTATGGAATATTTTTTATCAAAAAAAGTTGGAATCATTGCCAGTAAAAAGGGATTATTTTGGCGAAGTTACAGTGTTGAGGCCTTTTTTTTATGTGTTCAAACGAGATATTGAAAAATATGCAAAAAAGTATGGGATAACAGATAATGAGTATAAGTGTTTGGTGAAAAATAGAGTAACTGGTTTTGTTGAAAAGGTTTCAAAGTTGCTTGAGATTAATTATATTGAATTAGTAGGAAATATAAATTATATTATTGAAAATTATGAAATTTATGGAGAGAAGGATGAGTAA